The genomic stretch AGGCATTAAAAAAGCACCCGGAGGTGCTAAGGTTAAAAATTAAGTTCTAATTGATGAGTGCAATCGCTTTTAATCTTTCAAAAGTAAAACCATAAATTGCCATGGCTCTTGAAATCTTAATTTGAAGAAAAGGCACCAGAATTAATTTTGTGCTCAGAATATATTGAGCATCTGACATATTGATTTGCTTTTCAGACATTTGTAGTACCTTTAGCTACGTTTACTTTTTATTCCAAACCTCTGATCTAGGTTCATCACCAACTAAGCGGATGCCTTGAGGACCACCTACATCAAATGTTGCCGTGATAGTCGCTGGACCCTCAAAAACACTACAATTCATTTTTACAGCGGTTAATCCAGCTAATGGAATACCTGTTTCCTCGTCACAAAGAGCAAGATGAGAAGATTTATCTGAAACTCTTTTAAGTACCAAATGTCTAACTTTTGATTCACTCATAAGCCAAACTCCATAAATGACAAAAGCGCCATTTGGGCGCTTATATAGGTGAAAATTGTGTCTTAAGTGAGTTTAGAATTACCTGTAATCGGCAATAATTACTCACAGTTAAATCCAGTTCCAACAAGGTCTTTTTTCAAATTTGAAACGAGAGTTTGTTGTTCCTGCTGTTGTCCACTAAGATAATTTTTATCTAGAGTCTCTGCACCATCAATAGATTTATAAAGCTCTTTAGATTCCTCTAAATTGTCTTTTAAAAACGTGGTGAGATTTAGTTTCGCCTGGGCGGCTCTACATAAATTATTTTTAGCTTCTAAATCTTGAGTAGCCTGTTTTACTTGACCAGTTGTAGGATCAAAAGAATATGCATTTACCATTGCTGACTCCAAAGCTTCAGACAATCGATCATATTCTTTAAGATATTTTTGACTTGGTTCAGCTAAACAAGTGATGGAAATTAGGGTTAGACATACAAAAGCTATTGTTTTCATATTGTATAAATTCTGATGTTTTAAAAAATATAACATAAGAAAAATTACAGACCCAACTTTTTAAAAGCTTTTTCATCCAACTTTCTCAAATCATCTAAGCTATAGAAACGGCCTTCAGGATCAAAGAACTTATCAAAATCAAATTTCCCATCTTTATAGAGCTTAAAGCGCTTTGGCCCTAGCCACTCCCTTTGAAAGAAATCATCTGTTTTCTTAAAGAACTCTTTGAATGTGGTGTTTGCATCTAACTGTCCTATTAACTGGCTTCGCTCTTCTTTGGGGATGTCTTTAACTCTACGTTCGTCCATTACAAATGGCCGTTCACCGATAAGTTGACCATCTTTTTTAACTGGTACTAGTTCGCTGCGACAATTAGGATGCAACGGCGGTACACGTTTTGCCGGATCATCAATCCTCCAGACAGTACCGTCAAAATGAGCACAAAGCTTAGATGTTCTTCCATCCAATACACTAATAAAACAAACATACTCAAAACCTAACTGTTTGAAAGTATCTAAATACGTTTGATTAGCAACATGACTACGAACTGTTCTTACGGTACGTTCAATATCCGTCTTAGAGCTACTTAAAAGCCCATCCTCATAATTAAGGCGCTTGGTGCCGCGAATACGCTGAACTATTTCCTGATTAGTTTTGCCTGAGCTAATCCCGTCACGGATAGCATATTCGACCTTTTGACGTGCGCTTTCAGCAATTTTACTTAGAAGATCATCAACTAATGCTCCACCTACTAAGGGTACTTTTTTAGCTGCTGCATATAGCTTTTCACCATTTGGCTTTTTGATCTTTCCGCCATATAGCTTCGCCGTATAATTAGCTTCATATATTGCCAACGCTGTGGCAGAAATGGCAAAAGCTTCAGGTAAGAAAGTATTTAGTCCAAGGAACCACTGAGAAATTAAATCTCGAATCTCTTTGAGATTAGCCGTAGTGTACTGTCCACTTGCGAGAGCCACCTTTTCAGCATCACTCAACTCATCAAGCAAATCCCGCAGCTTTGCCAACATTATTATCGACTCATCATTAAAGATTTTTAGTAGCTCATTAACAGATTGAGAAGACACCCGATATAAGTACGCCTGATGTTGGGTAAGTACTTCAATCAATGATTTATCTTCTTTTGAAGCCATACATCACCTCTACAAAGGAGTGTTATCTCGCTCTATTTCTACCCGCTTCACTTCTTCCTGATAGTCGTGAGCTGGTAATTTACCTGTCATCAGGTATTCCCAATATGTGCGGAAAGAGTTTTTCCCTGAAATAGCACCCTCATAAAGCTGTTTTGCAAGATTAATATCCGTGACCTGCACAATAAACTCAGGTTCAACCGTAAATGAATATTTTGTCGAATCCAGCTTTAACCACTGCGCTGCATACTTAATGGCTTGTTCAATTGCTGCAGCTGCACACATCACGATACTGTGAAGACTTGCCTGCTGGTCATCCTGACGTGCACGGCGTGCCTCACCTGATTCTTGTGTATTGGTATCAACTACTTTAGCCCCAGCTTCTAATGCTGAATTCTTTTGCGCATCCATTTCCTTTTTAGTGAGTTCAATGCCGTTACCTGAAATTTCTAAATAACCACATTGTGAATTTGGAGGAAGACTCCAGACAGCCATAACACCAGTAACGTTAATATCATCATCATCGTCATCATCAAGGCCACTAATCCAAGGTTGCGGATGGGCCGTATGGTGAAGAGACTGGTAATAATCTGCACTGAGCTGGTAATACTTCAGAGCAGCCTTGGCCATTGTCAAAAGCGGTATGGTACCTACATCCGGAGAATTACTAGTGGCACCGCAGAAAACAAATGGTGTGAAAGAAAGTTGATTACCGCCGAGATCGGGAGTTTTATCCTCCACATTTGAACCATCGAACAATCGGACCGCTAATGCTCCATCATCCATAGATAGAACGCGGTGAACCGTTTTAGTTTCGTGCCCGAATTCATCTTCACTATTATCAAATTGCTCCTCGAGCACTAACAGTTTTAAATCCTTTCGACCACCGATACTGTTTTCCTTCCAGTTGATAATAGATAACGCATCATATAAGGCGAAATATGGCACTCCTTTAGCATCAACATCAACAAGCAGCCCACAGCGCCCAAACTCTAGCAACTCTGAACAAATGCGAATAAAGAGCTGTTTAAGCCCAAAACCATCATTGGTTGCATTCTCTATCAAACCCTTTAACAGAGAACTTTCAATTACGATGTTAGGTTCCAGCTTTGAAACTAAACCAATCATCGTGCGTAATGCGTCCTGAACCCATAGCGGATACTGAGCTCGACTTAGATAGGCCTTATAAATCTCTCCAGTCGTATCACCTTGCTTTTCAGCCTCAATCATTCCGGCCGATTTAGCTAGGTACTTAGTTTGTGCCTGTTTAATCTGCTCTTCACCAGCAACGGCGTCTCGCATAATTAACCAGCTTTTTTGTGCAGCAATATACTGCGGATGTTTATCAGTAACTGCCATAAAAACACCAATAAAAAAGCACCTAAAAAGGTGCGTTGTTTAAGACATTCCGCGAATCCTTCGAACTCCAACAGATTTCTTGTCGATCGGGAATAAATAAGCGATTGGATATGTACCTGCATCATTCATATGGTCAAAACCGGCACTCTTATCCGGCTGTCCATAATCATCATAGATTTGTCGCTCTAGGCATTTGGCAAAGTGAGGACATTTATCTACATTTACGAATAATCTACGCTCAGACAAAGTATTGCAGAGCATTCCGTTCATTGAGTTAATACGATCCTTAACAGCAGGGTTTCTACTGTTCACATGTACTTTAAAACCAGCCTTTCTTAGTAAAGCCAGATCCGTTTCACTAGCATTACTCGATTTTCGATTTTCACCTGAAGCATCGGGATAAACTGCAACCTCATGATCTGGATAACGCTCTTGGATAGCTTCAATCATTGCTAGGGTATCGAACAGATTAACGAACTCATCGACCGCATGCATATGCTCACCACGGCGAACATATACCACAGCAGCCATCTTAGTAACGTTAAAGTCCATTCCCACATGAAGAACATCATTAGCCTTTACTGTTTCACTTGATGCACTTAGCAACCGGTTAAAACAATAGTAGATGACGCCTTGATAGCTCTCAAAGCTTGCTTCATATTCCTGACTAAAAGTCTTAGGATCCATTTTTCGCTTAGCTACAATGATCTCAGACTCAGGAATATTCCCACCCTGAAGGGATGTATATGAAAAGCTTTTACAGTCTGGCTCATGCCCTGGCTGACCGTCCATGAACGTGTCATAACAGTGGTTGAAGCCTTTAGGTGTTCCAATCCTTAAAACATGGCCACCTACCCTTTGTTCGCCGTTTACAACATATTTACAAGTTGAAAGCATCGGGCGAAGTACTTCCTCCCATGCAGCCCATTTACAGTCAGCCCATTCATCAATAATTAAGAAAAATAAACCAGATCCACGAAGATCATCATAGTTATCTAGACCTACAACTCGGATGATATGGCCACTTCTTAAAGTAATTGAACATTCAGTTTCATTCGGCTTTCCAGCACGCCAAGAAGCTGGAATTGCCTGTTTTAATCGCTTCCAAAAGACCCGTTTAGCTTGCTTAAAGGTAGGTGCTGCATACCAGATTTCATCCTCTACCGAAACATTCCATTTAGCCGCTAGTCTGGCTGCTCTTCGCATTTCCGCTTTGGCCAAGAATGTTTTACCGAAACGTCGACCACAAACAGCATCACGGAATCGGGCTTCTTTTTGCCAGCCCCATAAATAAATATTGGCTTGTTTAGGTGTTAATTGAACTGAACCTTCTGGAGGATTAAAGAATTGGCTCATTTGGTATCTCCTCATCAGGATTCAGCACAAGCTTGTAATCCTCTTCAGGTGGACGATACTCAGGGGGATTCACTTCACGCTGTAACTTCTGAAGTTCGAGCTTTTTAATCTCAAGTTCGACTTCAGCTTTTGTTTGGCCTTCCTCACCACCATTTGCTCCTGTCGTTTCTTGGCGGTTGTTAAATTGCCCGCCAATGTCTTTAGCGGCTTGCTCAAGAATTTTTAAGGCTGTTTTGACGTTTCTAGTCTTCTCAAGCTGTCTTTGGTATTGCTTCAATCGGTAGTACTTATTGGCAATTGGAATATCAATTAAGCCTTTATCAAACTCATCTCTGGTTTTTTCAAATAGTTCGACATACTTTTTGCTTAAGTTCTTACCAGCAACTTTTGTAGGGTCATAAGTTGCAACTTGAACACGATCTATATCAACGCCAAACTCTTGTTTTACGAGTTCCGCCACTTCTTGAGGTGTATCACGACAAGCAAGAGACTGAACTATAAAGATTTTCACAGGCTCTTTTAGTGTCGCCATAACTTCCTCATCGTATAACTACGTATAACAAAATGGGCAAAAAAAAGAGCCATTTGGCTCAATTGATTACACAGTTCCCGCAGCATTTTGAAATATCAAGATTCGAAACAAACGGCGGATTTTTTGCGACTTCAATAAGTCGCTTAACATTTTTGCTTGGTCCATAACGTTTAACTACGCCAATAAACTCTTCAACGTCATGACCTGCAAGATAGTGCTTAGGAAGACCAGAACTATCGCTATAAACAATTTCTCCGTCCTCGTCTCTCATCACTCCAATGTGGTAAAGCTCATGTTCAAGTAAGTAACAGAACTCTGTATCGTTTGCACGCTCACAGAAAGAAGCGTCGACAGTTATTAAGTATGTTGGCACAAAGCCGAACCAGTCTCGCATCTGTTGCTCTTGTCTAGCTTTACGCCAGCCACCAACATTGAACATGACTTTTTCGCACTGGCCTAAAACCATAGCTTGTTTGCTTTTATAAGCAGAAGAAGCCCAAGCAAATGCCAAGAACTCTTCATTATCATGAAGCAACTCAGCAATATGATCATGATCCGGGTTATGAAGAGGCCCACCAATCGTTAAGTAATTAGCAATAACCCACTTCTTTAAATCTGGTGCTGGAGTTATACGGATTGCTTCCTCTTCTTCAGCTTGGTCAATAAAATCAGTCGGTGGAAATGGTCTGATCTGCTCCATCTTCAATTCTCGCTAATTCACTTTTAATCCAGTTGATGACATATCCCGACAAAATAGAATCTGGATGAAAGCGCTCTATTTTGTAACCCATCCCTTCAGCTTGATCATATCGATCAAGACTCCATGCTTTATTCGCCAGCTTTCCACCACGTCCACCAGACCAAGGCCCACCCTCTATTTCAATGAGCAAACGCAATTTCACAATATGAAAATCAAAGCGCCAGTGTTTGGTATGGATCGGCTGAAACTTACTTTCAAATCCAATCGCCAAATCCTCAAGCTCTTCCTTAAGTGTTGCCTCAGCCTCGAGATATTTTTGCTTCGCCTTAGGCAATGGCCGGCTTTTAGGTTTAGTTTTAGGTTCTTTTTTCCGAGTAAGCCAAAAGTATTCTGTAGAATCCATTATTCTTACCCATAAAAAAAACCGCCCTTAGGCGGTGGCTAAACTCACAGGCAATATAGTATTACTTCTTAAAAGTTGCCTTATAAAGCTTTGAATTAAAGTAATCCGTAATTTCTTTACCTTCGTTTTGAATTTTTTCCTCATTTAAGGGTAAAAAATCTAATTCAAATTTCAAGCTCATATACTCT from Acinetobacter pittii encodes the following:
- a CDS encoding minor capsid protein, which translates into the protein MASKEDKSLIEVLTQHQAYLYRVSSQSVNELLKIFNDESIIMLAKLRDLLDELSDAEKVALASGQYTTANLKEIRDLISQWFLGLNTFLPEAFAISATALAIYEANYTAKLYGGKIKKPNGEKLYAAAKKVPLVGGALVDDLLSKIAESARQKVEYAIRDGISSGKTNQEIVQRIRGTKRLNYEDGLLSSSKTDIERTVRTVRSHVANQTYLDTFKQLGFEYVCFISVLDGRTSKLCAHFDGTVWRIDDPAKRVPPLHPNCRSELVPVKKDGQLIGERPFVMDERRVKDIPKEERSQLIGQLDANTTFKEFFKKTDDFFQREWLGPKRFKLYKDGKFDFDKFFDPEGRFYSLDDLRKLDEKAFKKLGL
- a CDS encoding DUF4055 domain-containing protein, producing the protein MAVTDKHPQYIAAQKSWLIMRDAVAGEEQIKQAQTKYLAKSAGMIEAEKQGDTTGEIYKAYLSRAQYPLWVQDALRTMIGLVSKLEPNIVIESSLLKGLIENATNDGFGLKQLFIRICSELLEFGRCGLLVDVDAKGVPYFALYDALSIINWKENSIGGRKDLKLLVLEEQFDNSEDEFGHETKTVHRVLSMDDGALAVRLFDGSNVEDKTPDLGGNQLSFTPFVFCGATSNSPDVGTIPLLTMAKAALKYYQLSADYYQSLHHTAHPQPWISGLDDDDDDDINVTGVMAVWSLPPNSQCGYLEISGNGIELTKKEMDAQKNSALEAGAKVVDTNTQESGEARRARQDDQQASLHSIVMCAAAAIEQAIKYAAQWLKLDSTKYSFTVEPEFIVQVTDINLAKQLYEGAISGKNSFRTYWEYLMTGKLPAHDYQEEVKRVEIERDNTPL
- a CDS encoding terminase, translated to MSQFFNPPEGSVQLTPKQANIYLWGWQKEARFRDAVCGRRFGKTFLAKAEMRRAARLAAKWNVSVEDEIWYAAPTFKQAKRVFWKRLKQAIPASWRAGKPNETECSITLRSGHIIRVVGLDNYDDLRGSGLFFLIIDEWADCKWAAWEEVLRPMLSTCKYVVNGEQRVGGHVLRIGTPKGFNHCYDTFMDGQPGHEPDCKSFSYTSLQGGNIPESEIIVAKRKMDPKTFSQEYEASFESYQGVIYYCFNRLLSASSETVKANDVLHVGMDFNVTKMAAVVYVRRGEHMHAVDEFVNLFDTLAMIEAIQERYPDHEVAVYPDASGENRKSSNASETDLALLRKAGFKVHVNSRNPAVKDRINSMNGMLCNTLSERRLFVNVDKCPHFAKCLERQIYDDYGQPDKSAGFDHMNDAGTYPIAYLFPIDKKSVGVRRIRGMS
- a CDS encoding DUF2280 domain-containing protein is translated as MATLKEPVKIFIVQSLACRDTPQEVAELVKQEFGVDIDRVQVATYDPTKVAGKNLSKKYVELFEKTRDEFDKGLIDIPIANKYYRLKQYQRQLEKTRNVKTALKILEQAAKDIGGQFNNRQETTGANGGEEGQTKAEVELEIKKLELQKLQREVNPPEYRPPEEDYKLVLNPDEEIPNEPIL
- a CDS encoding putative metallopeptidase, yielding MEQIRPFPPTDFIDQAEEEEAIRITPAPDLKKWVIANYLTIGGPLHNPDHDHIAELLHDNEEFLAFAWASSAYKSKQAMVLGQCEKVMFNVGGWRKARQEQQMRDWFGFVPTYLITVDASFCERANDTEFCYLLEHELYHIGVMRDEDGEIVYSDSSGLPKHYLAGHDVEEFIGVVKRYGPSKNVKRLIEVAKNPPFVSNLDISKCCGNCVIN